The stretch of DNA AGCTCGACGACTGCCTCCGCCTCGCCGCCGCCACCGGGCGGCCGCTCCACCTCGTCATCGACACCGTGAGCGCCGCCGCGCGCGCCGAGATGATCCCGTGAGCGCGGTGATCATCGACGGGCGCGCCGTCGCCGGCCTCATCGAGGAGGAGGTGCGGCAGCGGGTCGCCGCCCTCGTCGCCACCGGGGCGCCTCCGCCCGGCCTCGAGGTGGTGCTGTGCGGCGACGACCCCGCCTCCGCGACCTACGTCGCCGGCAAGTCGCGGGCGAGCGCGCGGGTCGGCATCCGCTCGGTGGTCCACACCCCGCCGGTGTCGAGCAGCACCGAGGACCTGCTCGCCCTGGTCGAGCGCCTCGATGCCGACGAGGCCGTCGACGCCATCCTGGTGCAGCTGCCGCTCCCCGCCCACGCCGACGCCGCCCGCATCCTCGACGCGGTGGTGCCGGACAAGGACGTCGACGGCTTCCACCCGCGCAACCTCGGCCTGCTCGCCGAGGGCCGGCCGCGGATCGTCCCCTGCACCCCGGCGGGCTGCATGGAGCTGCTCCGGCGCCACGACGTGCCCGTGCGCGGGGCCCGGGCAGTGGTGGTGGGGCGGTCGGTGATCGTCGGCCGTCCGATGGCGCTGCTGCTGCTCGGCGCCGACGCCACCGTCACCGTCTGCCACTCACGCACCCGCGACCTCGCGGCGGTCTGCCGCGAGGCCGACATCCTGGTGGCGGCGGTGGGCCGGCCCGCGCTCATCGACGCGTCCTACGTCAAGCCCGGGGCCTGCGTCATCGACGTGGGCATGAACCGGGTCGACGGCCGGCTGGTCGGTGACGTCGACCGGGCCTCGGTGGAGCCGGTGGCCGGCTGGCTCACCCCGGTGCCGCGCGGGGTCGGCCCGATGACCATCGCCATGCTGATGCGCAACGCCGTCGACCTCGCCGAGGCGCACCGCCGGGCGCGCTGACAGGTTGGTGTTCGTCGCGTCCGTGACGAGCGTTGCTTGAGCGGTCAACGGAACGTGTACCCGGACCATGCACCGGTGGAATGGTCCCGGTATGCTGAGGTCGATGAGGGGGCTGAGGGGACGCCATCGGCGGTCGTCTGCGATCGCGGCCGTCCTCGGCCTGCTGGTGCTGGCATCCTCGACCGCGGTGGTGGTCGCGCTCACCCGCCACCGTCCTCCGCCGGTGGTCGTGGTGGGCACCCGTCCGCTGACGGCCGCCCCCGGCGAGGTGGCGCGCGCCGGCCAGGCGGCCACCCCGGTGAGCGGTCCCAGCGCGGCCGCCGACATCACCCCGGCGCCGCCACCCAGCTCCGCTCCCCGGCCGCCGGCCACGGTCCGGATCGACGAGAACACCGGCTCGGTCAGCGTGCCGGTCGGAACCCGGCTCGAGGTCCGGCTGCACGGCACCCCCACCGACCGCTGGCGCGAGCCCGAGCTCGGCGGCGCCCCGGTCCTGCGGCGGCTCTCCGCCTCCGCCACCCCGGACGGCGACGCCGCCGCGACCTTCGAGGCGGTGGCGGCCGGCGACGCGCTCATCGTGGTCGAGCGCTCGACCACGTGCTCCTCGGGCCCGAGCGGCGGGGTGTGCGCGGTCGCGGCACGGCGCATCAGCGTCAGCGTCACCGGCTAGGAGCGAGCCGGCCGGGGAGCCGGATGGGCCGGTGCCTACAATGGCCACCCGATGCCGCCGAGCTACCGAGAGAGCCTGGACTGGCTGACCGCCACGGGATCGCGCGGCATCCGCCCCGGTCTGGAGCGCGTCAGCGCACTGCTGGAACGCCTGGGGAACCCCCAGGCCGGCCTGCGGGGTGCCCTCGTGGCCGGGACCAACGGGAAGGGCTCGGTGTGCGCCATGGTCGAGTCCGCCTGCCGCGCCGCCGGGCTCAGCACCGTGATGCTGGTCAAGCCGCACCTGCGCTCCTACCGCGAGCGGGTGGTGATCGACGGCCAGCCGGTCAGCCCCAACGGGTTTGCCGGCCTCGTCGACCGGATCCGGCCGGCGGTGGAGGCGGTGGAGCCGGAGGTCGGCGCCCCCACCCAGTTCGAGATCCTCACCGCCCTGGGGATCCTCGCCGCCGCCGACCGGCGGCCCGACGTGCTCATCTGCGAGGTCGGCCTCGGCGGCCGGCTCGACAGCACCAACGTGCTCGACCTCGGGGTCGCGGTGATCACCTCCGTCGCCCTCGACCACGGCGACCGCCTGGGCACCACCATCGCCGAGATCACCGCCGAGAAGGCGGGGATCATCAAGGCGGGCAACGACGTGGTCACCGGCGCCACCGGCGAGGCGCTGGCGGTGATCCGCGAGCGGGCCGCGGCGGTGGGGGCGGAGCGGCTGCTCGCCCTCGGCGGCGAGGTGCGGGTCACCGGCCGAAGCCTGGGGCTGGACGGCGTCGAGGCGGAGATCGCGGTCGGCGACGACCAGGCCAGCCTGCGCATCCCGCTGCTCGGCCTCCACCAGGCGGAGAACGCCGCGGTGGCGCTGGCGACCTGCGCGATGCTGAACGGGCGGGGGCTGAGCCTCGACCTCGAGGCGGTGCGGCGCGGCCTGGCGACGGTGCGCTGGCCGGCGCGGCTGCAATGGCTCCCCACCGTCCCGCCGCTGCTCGTCGACGGTGCCCACAACCCGGCTGCGGTCGAGGCGATCGTGCCCACGGTCCGCGAGGTGGTCGGCGACCGGCCTCTCGTCGCCGTGGTCGGGGTGATGGCCGACAAGGACGTCGCCGGGATCATCGAGGCGCTGCGCCCCCTTGCGCCCATCACCGTGTTCACCCAGGCCGGCACCCCTCGCGCCGCCCGGGCGATCGACCTCGCCCGGCTGTGGGGCCACGGGGCCCGGGCGATCAGCTCACTGCCGGACGCGCTCACCGCCGCGCGGATGCTCGCCGGCGACGAGGGCGTGGTGCTGATCTGCGGATCGATCTACCTCGCGGGCGACGTGCTCGCCCTGCTCGACACCGGAGACGACTGAGCCGGGACCCGTCAGTGCAGGTTCGGGGGCGGGTTGCCACCCGACTGGGCACCGCCCTGCTGGGAGGGGCTTCCGGGCGCGGGCGGGGCTCCTGCGCCGCTGGGGGCGCCCGGTGCCGGGTTCCCGCTCGATGCCGGCTGGCCGCTGGCAGCGGGCTGGCCGTTGGGGGGCGGTCCGTTCAGCGCCGGCTGCTGGTGCGCCTGCCGGGCCTGCTGCTGCTGCTGCTGCTCGCGTTGCTGGCGGGCCTTCTCCTGCGCCCGCTGCTGCTGCACGGTCAGGTCGTCGACCGCTCCCGCCGCCGTCGTCCTCGCACCATCGACGTGGCGCGCCAGCGCCGCCTCGGTCTGCGGCACCAGCCGCAGCGAGGAGAGGTGGAGGATGTTGGGGCTGATGTCGTCGAGCCGCTGGATGACCAGGGCGAGGTTGTCCATGCCGGTCAGGTCGGGAACCCCGGCCAGGGCCTGGGGTGCGCCCATCACCGAGGCGGTCCGCACCGGGTCGGAGACCAGCTCCACGCCACCGCGGTGCCCCGCGGAGGAGCCGCTGAGCCGGAGGTGACCGGCCGAGCCGCTGTCGTTGGCGTGGGCCGGCGTCGGCAGGATCGGCGAGCCGGCGACCACCGCGGTGGCCACGGCCACCCCGCCGACACCGGTGACGGCGAGCTTGCTCATCGCATGCGGGGCGTGGGAGACGCCGTCGCGGACGCGCTGCGGAAGCTTCCAGCCGAGGCGCAGCAGCCCGAGGCCGATGATGAAGCCGCGCGCCGGCGCCCGGAAGGCGGTGTTGCGCAGCTCGTCCTCGGTCTGGCGGCAGACGTGGCAGCCGCCGAGGTGCTCCTGCACCCGGCCGCGATCGCCGGTGGGCAGCGTGCCCTCGATCAGCTCCGCGATCGCCTCGCCCATCTCCTGGCAGACCGCCGGCACGTTGCGGCGGGCGACCATCATGGTCACGAAGGCGGAGCGGAAGCGCTTGCGAGCCCGGCAGTACCACAGCCGGGCAACCGGAACGGGCACGTCGAGCGCCGCGCTGATCTCCTCGTAGGTGCGGTCCTCGAGGGCCCGCATCGTCAGCGCCTGGCGGTAGTGGGTGGGCAGCGTCGCCGCCACCCGGCGCACCAGCGCCTGGAGCTGGCTGCGGAGCAGCGCCTCCTCGGGGTCGCCGTCGCCGCCCGCGGGCGCCTCGATCTCGAGGCCGCCGTCGGCGAGGGTGGAGAGGGGCAGCTGGGCGTGCTTCTGGCGGGCCAGCTCGTTGAGGCACTCGTTGCGCGCGATGCGCAGCAGCCAGGCCTGGAAGGCGCCCGGCGAGCGAACGTCGCCCACCCGCGCGAACGCCTTCATCATCGCGGTCTGCGCCAGGTCCTCCGCCCTCGCAGGGTCGGAGAAGAACCGGCCCGCATACCGCTGGACCATCGGCCGCACCTGAGTGGCAAGCTCGCTGATCGCGTCCTGGTCGCCGGCCTGGGACCGGGTCACCAGAGTGCCGTCAAAAAGCGCAACGCCAGCGCTGGTCATTCCACGCCCTTTCTCATTCCACCTCGCCGCCCGACCCTACCACACCGGTCGGGGCGACAGGGACTTCTCAACAGGGGGGACAGCTGTGAGGGGGGAGGCCATCCATCTGCGAGGGACACCCCACCTCGCAGATGAGAACGGTACCGCAGGCCATCGGTTTCGCCAAGTCGGGACCTCGTCCGCGGCCGGCGGGAGCGCGAGGGGAACGATCCCTCCGGGGACACGGCGTGCGCGCCCCCCAACCGTTTTGAAGACGGCGGAGCCCACCTGGACCCATGCGCCCCCAGGCCGGCGGGACTAGCCGACGAGGACGGCGTCGAGCTCGGTCTTCAGGCTCGTCTTGGGGCGATACCCCACCAGCCGCTTCTCGGCCTTGCCGCCGACGAAGAGCAGGAGGGTGGGGATGCTCATCACGCCGAACTGGCCGGGGATGACCGGGTTGGCGTCGACGTCGAGCTTGGTGATCTTGATCCTGCCCTCGTACTCCCCCGCCAGCTCCTCGACGATCGGGGCGATCATCTTGCAGGGGGAGCACCAGGTCGCCCAGAAGTCCACGAGCACGGGGATGCTCGAGTCGAGCACCTCCGCCTGGAAGTTGGCGTCGGTGACGGTGAGGGTTTCGGCCATGGAGGTCTCCTGGGGCAGGCTCGCGGGTGCCTGCTGCGTGCTGGTGGCTAGTCGCCGGTCTTGGCGGCGGTGGTGGGCGCCGAGGCACCGTCCGACGAGCTCTTCGACGGCCCGGAGGCGGTGGAGGTGATCGCCGCCCCATCGCCGCCACCCGAGCCGCGCGAGTCGGTCTTGTAGAAGCCGCTGCCCTTGAAGACGATGCCCGCGGGGAAGAAGAGCCGTCGCGCCTTCTTCCCGCACTCGGGGCACTCGGCGACCGGCTCGTCGGACATGCGCTGGACGGCATCGAACTCGTGGCCGCACTCGCAGCGATATCCGTAGGTCGGCACGTCGGGCGTCTCCTCAGGCTGGCGGGGCGGAGCGGCGGTTGATCATCACGGGCCGCTCCCGCCCGTGTCCTGGGGCCATCGTATCCGTGGCCCGGGGCGACGAAACTCGCCCCTGATCAGTTCTCCCAGGGGGCACCGCGGGCGGCTGCCCCGACCCCGTCGACGCGTCGCGACGGGAGGTCACCCGCGGCGATCAGCCGGGCGAGGTCGTTGCCCAGCTCGGGGATGCGGACCCGGCGTCGCTCGTCCCGCAGGAATCGGCGCACCGCCACGCCGATCAGCTCGCTGCGGCTCAGCGGCGACGCCTGGGTGTGCTCGTTGAGGAGCTCGAGGACGTCCTCGTCGATGAATACTGAGATTCGCCGGCCCATGCGCCTGAATGTAGCGCACCCTTCGTATCAGCCGCGCGTCCCGGTCTCGCGCGGCGGCGGGTCAGAGGGGGGAGAGCACCAGCCCGGTCGGCACCTTGGGATAGAAGTAGGTGGACTTCTGGGGCATGGTCTCGCGGGCGTCGGAGACCGCGATGATCTCCCCGGTGGTGCAGCCGTTGAGGCAGACCGCCAGCGCGGCGGTGCCCGCGGCCACGCTCTCCTCGGCGTCGTCGACGCTGCGGGTGTAGCCCAGGGCACCGCCCGCCACCGCGTCGGCGCTGAGCCCGCAGGCGCGCTCCAGGATCAGCTCCTGGAGGACCGAGACGTCGAGGGCGGCGCGCGGGGAGGCGCCGGCGCGGCGGGGCGCGAGCAGCAGGAAGGCCCCATCCAGGCCCGCCACCGCGAGTGCGTGCTCGCCGTCGCGGTGATCGCGGGCGGCGTCCACGGCCTCGGCCAGGCTGCCCGCCGGCTCCGCCTCGAAGGCGCCCTCGAGCCGGGCGAGCAGGTCGGCGACCCGGTCCGGCACCCCGGCGGCGGGGCGCACCAGCCGGTGGGTGGGCAGCACCTCGATGCTGGGGTCCCCGGCGGCGCAGAGGTGGAGCAGGGTCATGCCGAAGTCGGCTCCGGCGGCCGCTCCGGGCTCGGCCGCGCGGCGCTCGGCGGCGTACGTGGCCGCGGTCTCGAAGCGGTGATGGCCGTCGGCGATGTACAGCCGGCTCGACCCCAGCGCCTCGAGCACCGCGCCCATCCGGGCGGGGTCGTCGACCACCCAGAGGCGGTGGTGCTCGGGGCCGACCTCGCCCTCGGTGGTGCCGGCGGCGTCGGGGTCGGTCGCGGTGGCCGCCGCCATCGCCTCCTCGATGCCCGGGGCGGTGTCCCAGAGCGCGAAGACCGCGCTGGTCTGCATCCGGGTGGAGCGCATCAGCGCGAGGCGGTCCTCCTTGGGGCCGCGCAGGGTGCGCTCGTGGGGGAGCACGGCGGCCTCGTCCCAGGGCAGCGCGGGGGTGCGAAGGTAGAGCCCGCGGCGGGTGCGGCGGCTCCCGTCCTCGGCGACGAACTCGTGGTCGGCGATGTAGACGGCGGGGCGTGGATCGCGGCGGAGGATGCCGAGCTCGAGCCAGGCCTCGAGATGGCCGGCGGCGCGGGTGTGGCGATCCTCGGCGCCGGGGCGGTCGCCGGGCTCGTCGCGGCCGTAGTCGATCCGCACGATGTTGCGCAGGTCGCGGGCGTAGAGGCGCTCGCGCTGCTCCGGGGAGATCACGTCGTACGGGGGCGCGAGGGCGCCGCCGAGGTCGACCTGGCCCGGGTCGAAGCGCACCGCGCGGAGCGGCGCCAGGCTGCTCAGAGCTGGACTTCCCGGACCGACTGGAGACCGACGGTCGCCTCCATCTCGCGCAGGACCTCGGAGGGCACGTGGTCGTCGACCTCGACATAGAAGAAGGCCTGACCTCGGGGCTGGTCGCGACCGAGGCCGAAGTTGGCGATGTTGATGTCGTGCCGCGCGAGGTGGGTGGAGATGCCGGCGATGACCCCCGGCAGGTCGCGGTTGGCGCCCACCAGGTAGCGGCCCTCCGGCCGCATCCGCACCCTGTAGCCGTTGACGCGGGTGATCCAGGCCTCCCCCTCGAGCTGGGTCCCGGCGATCGACAGCCGCTCGCCCCCGACCACCTCGAGGAGCATCGAGTTCGCGTAGTCGACGGAGCGGCTGCTGCGGCTCTCGCCGACCTCGATGCCGTGCTGCCGGGCCACGGTCCGGGCGTTGATGGGGTTGATCCGGGTCTCGGTGAAGCGGGCGAGCAGCCCGCGCAGCGCCTCGGCGGTGAGCACCGTGGTGTCGCGGTCGGCGAGCTCGCCGGTGTAGGAGCAGGCCACCTCGCTCACCTGGCCGGCGCCCATCTGGGCGGCCAGGGCCCCCATCTGGTGGGCGAGGTGCAGGTAGGGCTGGAGCGCCGCCATCTCCTCCGGGAGGATCACCGGGGCG from Candidatus Dormiibacterota bacterium encodes:
- the folD gene encoding bifunctional methylenetetrahydrofolate dehydrogenase/methenyltetrahydrofolate cyclohydrolase FolD; this translates as MSAVIIDGRAVAGLIEEEVRQRVAALVATGAPPPGLEVVLCGDDPASATYVAGKSRASARVGIRSVVHTPPVSSSTEDLLALVERLDADEAVDAILVQLPLPAHADAARILDAVVPDKDVDGFHPRNLGLLAEGRPRIVPCTPAGCMELLRRHDVPVRGARAVVVGRSVIVGRPMALLLLGADATVTVCHSRTRDLAAVCREADILVAAVGRPALIDASYVKPGACVIDVGMNRVDGRLVGDVDRASVEPVAGWLTPVPRGVGPMTIAMLMRNAVDLAEAHRRAR
- a CDS encoding folylpolyglutamate synthase/dihydrofolate synthase family protein → MPPSYRESLDWLTATGSRGIRPGLERVSALLERLGNPQAGLRGALVAGTNGKGSVCAMVESACRAAGLSTVMLVKPHLRSYRERVVIDGQPVSPNGFAGLVDRIRPAVEAVEPEVGAPTQFEILTALGILAAADRRPDVLICEVGLGGRLDSTNVLDLGVAVITSVALDHGDRLGTTIAEITAEKAGIIKAGNDVVTGATGEALAVIRERAAAVGAERLLALGGEVRVTGRSLGLDGVEAEIAVGDDQASLRIPLLGLHQAENAAVALATCAMLNGRGLSLDLEAVRRGLATVRWPARLQWLPTVPPLLVDGAHNPAAVEAIVPTVREVVGDRPLVAVVGVMADKDVAGIIEALRPLAPITVFTQAGTPRAARAIDLARLWGHGARAISSLPDALTAARMLAGDEGVVLICGSIYLAGDVLALLDTGDD
- a CDS encoding sigma-70 family RNA polymerase sigma factor; protein product: MTRSQAGDQDAISELATQVRPMVQRYAGRFFSDPARAEDLAQTAMMKAFARVGDVRSPGAFQAWLLRIARNECLNELARQKHAQLPLSTLADGGLEIEAPAGGDGDPEEALLRSQLQALVRRVAATLPTHYRQALTMRALEDRTYEEISAALDVPVPVARLWYCRARKRFRSAFVTMMVARRNVPAVCQEMGEAIAELIEGTLPTGDRGRVQEHLGGCHVCRQTEDELRNTAFRAPARGFIIGLGLLRLGWKLPQRVRDGVSHAPHAMSKLAVTGVGGVAVATAVVAGSPILPTPAHANDSGSAGHLRLSGSSAGHRGGVELVSDPVRTASVMGAPQALAGVPDLTGMDNLALVIQRLDDISPNILHLSSLRLVPQTEAALARHVDGARTTAAGAVDDLTVQQQRAQEKARQQREQQQQQQARQAHQQPALNGPPPNGQPAASGQPASSGNPAPGAPSGAGAPPAPGSPSQQGGAQSGGNPPPNLH
- the trxA gene encoding thioredoxin codes for the protein MAETLTVTDANFQAEVLDSSIPVLVDFWATWCSPCKMIAPIVEELAGEYEGRIKITKLDVDANPVIPGQFGVMSIPTLLLFVGGKAEKRLVGYRPKTSLKTELDAVLVG
- a CDS encoding FmdB family zinc ribbon protein; the protein is MPTYGYRCECGHEFDAVQRMSDEPVAECPECGKKARRLFFPAGIVFKGSGFYKTDSRGSGGGDGAAITSTASGPSKSSSDGASAPTTAAKTGD
- a CDS encoding ribbon-helix-helix protein, CopG family — encoded protein: MGRRISVFIDEDVLELLNEHTQASPLSRSELIGVAVRRFLRDERRRVRIPELGNDLARLIAAGDLPSRRVDGVGAAARGAPWEN
- a CDS encoding DUF1015 domain-containing protein, with the protein product MSSLAPLRAVRFDPGQVDLGGALAPPYDVISPEQRERLYARDLRNIVRIDYGRDEPGDRPGAEDRHTRAAGHLEAWLELGILRRDPRPAVYIADHEFVAEDGSRRTRRGLYLRTPALPWDEAAVLPHERTLRGPKEDRLALMRSTRMQTSAVFALWDTAPGIEEAMAAATATDPDAAGTTEGEVGPEHHRLWVVDDPARMGAVLEALGSSRLYIADGHHRFETAATYAAERRAAEPGAAAGADFGMTLLHLCAAGDPSIEVLPTHRLVRPAAGVPDRVADLLARLEGAFEAEPAGSLAEAVDAARDHRDGEHALAVAGLDGAFLLLAPRRAGASPRAALDVSVLQELILERACGLSADAVAGGALGYTRSVDDAEESVAAGTAALAVCLNGCTTGEIIAVSDARETMPQKSTYFYPKVPTGLVLSPL